In Salvelinus sp. IW2-2015 linkage group LG23, ASM291031v2, whole genome shotgun sequence, a genomic segment contains:
- the LOC111950600 gene encoding FUN14 domain-containing protein 1A, with translation MAEKNKDKSEETFEVMDVVEYAKKQRWWNKIFGENSGPVAEKYNVATQLAIGGVSGWCAGYLFQKVGKLAASAVGGGFFFLQIANHTGYIKVDWKRVERDVNNAKKQLKLNAEKPTKEVRTKVDEVQTFVKKNIILTGGFAGGFLLGLAS, from the exons ATGGCCGAGAAGAATAAAG ATAAGAGTGAGGAGACCTTTGAAGTCATGGACGTAGTAGAGTATGCCAAGAAACAGAGATGGTGGAACAAAATATTTGGCGAAAACTCTGGGCCCGTAGCCGAGAAGTATAATGTTGCCACCCAGCTTGCCATTGGTGGAGTGTCTGGCTG GTGTGCAGGGTATTTGTTCCAGAAAGTTGGGAAGCTGGCCGCTTCGGCAGTGGGTGGAGGCTTCTTTTTTCTTCAG ATTGCCAATCACACAGGATACATCAAAGTGGACTGGAAGAGGGTGGAGCGTGATGTAAACAATGCCAAGAAGCAGCTGAAGTTGAATGCAGAAAAGCCCACTAAGGAAGTCAGGACAAAAGTAGATGAG GTGCAGACATTTGTGAAGAAGAATATTATCCTCACAGGGGGTTTTGCTGGGGGATTTCTGCTGGGCTTGGCCTCTTAA
- the LOC111950548 gene encoding lys-63-specific deubiquitinase BRCC36 isoform X2: protein MVSRRSPDSGEVDKAISEKLAFGKFEVDTNRIVHIHSVIILRRSDKRKDRVEISPEQLSSAATEAERLAEMTGRPMRVVGWYHSHPHITVWPSHVDVRTQAMYQMMDQGFVGLIFSCFIEDKNTKTGRVLYTCFQSVQAQKGSEYERIEIPIHVIPHEAIGKVCLESAVELPRILCQEEQDTYRKIHSLTQLDPITKIHNGSVFTKNLCSQMSAVSGPLLQWLEDRLEQNKQNIIELQLEKERLTQELATM, encoded by the exons atggtatccaggcgttcacctgactctggggaagtggaTAAAGCTATATCCGAaaaactggcatttggaaagtttgag GTGGACACAAATCGCATCGTCCACATTCATTCTGTTATTATTCTCCGACGCTCGGACAAGAGGAAGGATCGTGTGGAAATTTCGCCTGAGCAGCTGTCTTCAGCGGCAACCGAAGCGGAGA GGTTGGCTGAAATGACTGGACGGCCGATGCGTGTAGTTGGTTGGTACCACTCTCACCCCCACATCACTGTGTGGCCATCACATGTGG ATGTGAGGACACAGGCCATGTATCAAATGATGGACCAGGGCTTTGTTGGGCTGATATTCTCCTGCTTCATTGAGGATAAGAACACAAAA ACTGGTCGAGTTCTCTACACCTGCTTCCAGTCTGTCCAAGCCCAGAAAGGCTCTGA GTACGAGAGAATCGAGATCCCAATTCATGTGATTCCACACGAGGCCATTGggaaagtgtgccttgaatcagCAGTGGAGCTTCCCAGAATCCTCTGCCAGGAAGAGCAGGACACCTACAGAAAGATTCACAG CTTAACTCAACTGGATCCGATCACGAAGATACACAATGGCTCAG TCTTCACTAAGAACCTGTGCAGCCAGATGTCTGCTGTGAGTGGTCCCCTGCTGCAGTGGCTGGAGGATCGTCTGGAGCAGAACAAACAGAACATCATTGAGCTGcagctggagaaagagagactaaCTCAGGAGTTGGCAACTATGTGA
- the LOC111950548 gene encoding lys-63-specific deubiquitinase BRCC36 isoform X1 — protein sequence MAVSAVHLESDAFLVCMNHALSTEKEEVMGLCIGEVDTNRIVHIHSVIILRRSDKRKDRVEISPEQLSSAATEAERLAEMTGRPMRVVGWYHSHPHITVWPSHVDVRTQAMYQMMDQGFVGLIFSCFIEDKNTKTGRVLYTCFQSVQAQKGSEYERIEIPIHVIPHEAIGKVCLESAVELPRILCQEEQDTYRKIHSLTQLDPITKIHNGSVFTKNLCSQMSAVSGPLLQWLEDRLEQNKQNIIELQLEKERLTQELATM from the exons ATGGCAGTGAGCGCAGTTCACCTCGAATCAGATGCTTTTTTGGTTTGCATGAATCATGCATTAAGTACCGAGAAGGAGGAAGTAATGGGACTCTGCATCGGGGAG GTGGACACAAATCGCATCGTCCACATTCATTCTGTTATTATTCTCCGACGCTCGGACAAGAGGAAGGATCGTGTGGAAATTTCGCCTGAGCAGCTGTCTTCAGCGGCAACCGAAGCGGAGA GGTTGGCTGAAATGACTGGACGGCCGATGCGTGTAGTTGGTTGGTACCACTCTCACCCCCACATCACTGTGTGGCCATCACATGTGG ATGTGAGGACACAGGCCATGTATCAAATGATGGACCAGGGCTTTGTTGGGCTGATATTCTCCTGCTTCATTGAGGATAAGAACACAAAA ACTGGTCGAGTTCTCTACACCTGCTTCCAGTCTGTCCAAGCCCAGAAAGGCTCTGA GTACGAGAGAATCGAGATCCCAATTCATGTGATTCCACACGAGGCCATTGggaaagtgtgccttgaatcagCAGTGGAGCTTCCCAGAATCCTCTGCCAGGAAGAGCAGGACACCTACAGAAAGATTCACAG CTTAACTCAACTGGATCCGATCACGAAGATACACAATGGCTCAG TCTTCACTAAGAACCTGTGCAGCCAGATGTCTGCTGTGAGTGGTCCCCTGCTGCAGTGGCTGGAGGATCGTCTGGAGCAGAACAAACAGAACATCATTGAGCTGcagctggagaaagagagactaaCTCAGGAGTTGGCAACTATGTGA